The nucleotide window ACTCTTTTCAATAAAGAGAGTTCTAtcgaggtgttttttttttgttttaatcttgcttaaaaaaaatatttaaccccaagaaatttttcaaattgagttaatttttggGTGAATTTAGATCAAAATTGAGTTTAGATGGATCTCTATAgtgtttttagttaaaaaaatagtggtgACAAATATATTATAGGCTCCTAagacttatttttcttttttctttttgtcaccATTATGGTGATTAAAATCTAGATTCTCACGTAACAAACAACTCGCCctctatcaatttatttatttaaaaaataagagttattgttaaatataatttagcATAAATGATAGTTCAGAAATTTAgcatcaatttcttttatattaaaaaaaaactgtttcgcatctgagaattttttatattaaaaaaaatggttcaaTTGAGCTGGAAGTAACCCAGTTGtattgctaaaaaataaaaaataaataaaaaataaaaaaataaaaaggaggaaaaagagCCACTTTTTTAGTGTCTATCCCCACACCAGACCTGCAAACGTCAATAGTTGTTTAGATTTTCAAGTGCTAGCTGGCATCCATCACAAGTCCAGCTGGATCACTAATCATCGTCAATCCAGAGTTGACAGGGGACAAGTGTGTGTTTTGGAGTGttataatggttatttttacaaaaatatattaaaatattttttttatttttaaaaaaattatttttaatattaatatatataatttaaaaatactaaaaaaatattaatttaaaaaaattatatttttttaaaaacatttttaaaatacaaaaacaaattttcgaTGATATCACACATGAGTTGTACGGACCTTCCAGTTACTTCTCTAAAGTCAGGAGACAACACACCCACCCCCATCTAGCTGGGTCGGCTTCATTTCCTAGTCATGCTTTGTTTGTCGTGACTTGAGGCTACTCATGACTTTGCAGTCCAAAGGGCAAGAgatattttcatcttcattGCCTGTTACTCGGCCTACCTGGAGATGGCCCCATGAGCTAGGTCATACGTGGCCTCTCTACACCTGGAGATGACCCCATAAGCTAGGTCATACTGTAATTACAAATTCTATGAATGACTAGTTTAGTCAGTAAGTGTCAAGACCTCTATAAATTGCGTGTCAAGGCCAGCATTTATTTCGTGTACTTTAAAATTTGCttaatttcaagaaagtagCAGCTAGCTAGCCAGCCATGGCAGTACGTTCGCTTCTTGCTTTGATGGTTTTGCTTTTCTGCCTTGCTGAGGTACAGGGTTGATCTGCTTTCACGGTTTATTCCGCACATGTATTTTGTTAAAGAGTATGAATGCATGATCTGACTTTGCACATTGCTTGCAGGTTTCGTCTGATCTCAAGATAGATACCGAAATACCCCAAGTTTTCCAGGCAAGGCTCGGCCCTTGCTGCGCATGTTTGCTTTCTGCTTCAATATTTCTGGCAAAACGTTTCTAGTTAATGctgtttgtttctgcgtttGTGGGGGTTTTTTTTGCAGCTTGTTGTGAGAGGTGGAAACAGGAGGCTCATGCAAGACATAGGTACgccttattttgtttttttccttcccagCTTTGATACATACTGCGATGGATTCAATCCGCTGTACATGGAATGTTTGATTGCCCTTTTCCATTTCTATTTCTGTAACATTTCTTTCTCCATTGATCTTCAGATTGTGGAGGGTTATGCAAGCAGAGATGCAGTCTTCACTCAAGGCCTAATCTGTGCAACAGGGCATGTGGCACCTGCTGTGTGAGATGCAAGTGCGTGCCTCCTGGGACCTCAGGGAACAGAGAAGTATGTGGGACATGCTATACTGACATGACCACCCATGGGAACAAGACCAAGTGCCCATAGGACCAAGAACCGTGGGCTTTGGGTAGCTTTCTGTCTTGGGATCTCTTTTCAGCTTTTGTCTAATCAAATGATAATGTATCCAAGAGATGCTGCGGATAGTGCTTGCATTTTAGCTTTTGTTCTTGTTTGATTTCATGCATGgcataaaaatgttaaaataggTGTTTGTGAAAATCAATGTCTGTTGGTTTCGACTAATTATTGCTCCCTCCTTTTCCATTACATCATTAGATTATTGACTTGCTCGCGGGGTTcggttaaatttttcttaaatattaaaaaaaaaaaaaatcgtgataatattttaattttttctattggaaaaacaattatattgtGTGGGTATTGATTCTAACTTGGAGAAAAATTCtatgatgatattttgtttataatattaaattattaatatattggtTTTTATGCCAAACTCAATTTaatatctcaaatttaaaattataattaaaataaattataaatttaattaattattaattgaaaaataaaatttaaaaaaaataaaaaaataaattgaattaatttgttaaagttgagattttaagattaataaaaagtaatataaaataaaacatgaagtttaatttttaataaaatataatattaaatgataaaattttaaaaaaaatcaattaaaaaaataatttgttaaatttataatttaaattataatatagaaataatttaataaaaaaataaatttaatgttgaatgagtGATAATTCAGGCCAGGAGAAGATTAaagtaacattttaaaaataaaataaaaaagacaacttGATTTTGCTagagttaaaatattaaaacttgtaTCTTTACTCATAAAactaagatatttttataagaaataaattaaaatataatataaaacttaatttttaataaactattgaatgataaaattaaaaaaaataattaaaaaaaatataaaaaaaattaaaatcaatttaaattaattcattaaacaatattcacaaattataaagctaaataatttaataaaaaacaaataaaaaaaatctgcacAAACAAGATTATTCTAATAAACttgcaatttttattattagggtgttagggaaaaaaacaaagaaaatgtattttttctgGGGATGAAAGTGGGAAACAACTGTCTATTGCTACAGTACTTTCTCCAATATTTTATTGtactgttaattaattaataatctttGACGCACACGCGCTTACACAGCATAAATTTAGAGCACAACAAGGAcgatagaaaaatataaagctcaatatttggatattaattatatacatatatacgtCTGGCTattgcagttttttttataaaaaaaaagaagctaaataTACTAGTTTATGCGAACCCTATGGTTGGTTTGAGTGTTTTGACTTCAAATTTCAAACTgacacaaatttttttattttttttttatgctctaAACTAATAGAATCTTGCTGTGTCACGTGACCTGCACGTGAAGACATTCCCTTCCAATCTACCCCTGCAAAAACAATTAGCCCACCCACATCATTTTCCTCCATTAGAGAAAAACCTCCCTCCATAGTCTCTGTAAACTTGGGgaggataatatatatatatatatatatagcttctcTGATTCTGTTGACATGAATGAAGCCGTAGGAGGTCAAGAATGCTTGCAGAGTATCCTCGTTTATTATCATCCAGTAAGAACGCTTAAGAGTCACAGAGATTTTTTCACAGTGAAGAAACGAGTTCAAAAGCTCAAAAGTCAAAAGATGGTTTAACGCAAGAATCCAAGGCTCTTTCGAAAATTTCAGGACTTGGTAAGATAAGCTCGGGAAGAAGCTTATTCGCACAGCCATTTGAAATGAGATAATAGAATTTGGCTTGGTGTTATCCTCAACTCTGGAATTCAAGACTGCGGGTCGCATCTGGTCGCTTCTCAAACAGTCTGGCGATGTGTTGTCGTTCAAGTCGTGAGCTTTCAAAATCCGAGTGTGGATTTGATTCTTCTGGatgtcattttctttaatttggagCTTCTGGGAAGCTAAAAGAGCCGATTTCAAGGGAGGGAACTCAAATGGGTTAAAGAGGCATTGAACAGTAATGATGATGTTGAGGTGGTAGACGCCTTCAGAATCAGAGGAAGTCGCAGCTTTCTTatgttccttttcttcttcagaaATGATGTGGGTGGGCTGCTTGGCTTCACTCCGGTTCATTTTCAGTCATAATTCAGTTGTCATTGGGTCATAAATGACAAAATGACGCTCTACAGAATATTCACCGGCTGCTAGGGCCAGTCCCCCACgactttttaaaacatatattcgAAAAAATGCCTCGAAGATGAAGAACAGAAGGACATAAAGAAACCCACGAACACGATTTGCTACCTAGCAGAATTTCCTTTcaaaatgaatttcaagaatAACTAAACAAAATACATTAACAGCAAAAGGAACCATCTGAAGTAAATTTGACATAAAGGCATTGGTCAGATCATAGCAAGGCAGTATAGCAGAAAAAAGGTCCATGACTAATCCTGGATTACTACCATCTCGAGACAGACTTGGGAAGCTAATAGAAACACAGCAAAAAACAACTCTTCGTTCATACAAGTAGATCTAATATCCTCCTTCCTCCCCACAATTAAGGAACAAAGAGCTACTACTCATGGATACTAGGGAGAGCAACCAAACTCGGGATTTATGCTACTGGAATCTCAATATTGGTTGTCATCACTGGTGGAACAtagtcttcttcttccttgGGAGGATGGATGGTGACCAGATCAGGCAATGGTGTCATTGGCCCCACCTTGCCCTTAGGATCCCAGTCAAGCATGATCTTCACCTTGATACCAAGCACACCCTGTTACCAGAGAaggtttaaaagaaaataagccaCTGACCAAAAGGTTGTAAACAATGAGCAAATACAACAATTACTGGATTTGTATGGCATGGTACTCTGCAGGAGACACAATACAAGCAACTAACCTGTCTAAGAAGAACGTGCCTAACAGCTGAATCAATATACTCTTTAACAGGTTGGCCAGAGGAAATCATGTACCCATCCTTAAATTTCATAGATTTGGCACGCTGTGCCCGGAGCTTTCCACTCACAATAACCTGTGACATGACATAGGTGAATGGGTTTCAATGATTAGCACATGCTGGCTGCCACAATTGCAAACAATAggaaaaacaatcaagaaatcaaaatctttaAGCATACCTCGCATCCTTTTGCCCCACTCTCCATTACAAATCTTAAGACTCCATAACAAGCCCTGTAAACATAACAAAAGTTTGACCTCGACGACAAATTCCAATGGGGTACATACTATATGCATGCAACTCAGTTTGACTGTTCAAATTGATCAATGCACAAGTGACCGAGAAGCAGAAGGTAAATAAACAATTTCTTGTCCCTTAATTGGATATGAAACAGAACTGTTAAAATATAAGAACCCTGAATTCAAACACATGGTACCTGAAGGGACCAACAGGAAAGTTGTATTCAAAATCCAACTACAGAGATAAGGGATTCAAAAAGTGCAGCAACCACCAAATATCAACAAAAGCAGAAGAATAGCAGgcaataaaaaacaacacaaaaaacataaatcacaaATTTCTAAATCAAACAGCAGTGTGTGAAGCTGTCATTCATGCATTTGTCTGTGCATACAATTAATACGAATAAACTACCAGGAATGCGAGACAATATTGTAAAGCCAGACAAACTCCCTATAAAGAATTTATGTGAACATTGTTTCATCATAGTTTGAAACCCCAAGCTCTCAAGTCAATTGAAGAGGTATATATAATTTGGTGGTGATGAGTACTCCTGTCCATTCTGTTTATGTAATGAACAAGCATCCAATCATGAAACTTCCAAGCTCTCCATACAAAATATGATATTAGTACAGTGTTAACAACTGTAATGATCAACAACATCCAAAAAGCACTAAATTGAACTTGATAGTCATTCTTTTTCACAAAAAGTAACAGGCATGAGAGATATTACTCAGACAAAATAAACATCACAACGATGCACTAAATCATAATGCGTCATAAACCGCACTAGTGTTGGTATAGAGGTATACATGCCGAGACATTATTTTCCTAATCTGCAAGGCTCCCTCTGAATAATACTTAGTCATAAGAAGGTGGTATCTACCATCACAATTTCTGTGCAAGGAACAACAGTTGCATTCCTTGTATTATAGAAAATTGATGGCATCAACAAATATTGTCACCCTCAGACACGAGATGGACATTTTTAAATAACCAACTCGCTGTAAAGATGACTTGTTCAACAGAAACATCAAAATTCATAAAGATGCAAAAGAACCAGGTAGACATGCAGAGATCACCAAATAAGCAAACAGTCAATAGAGTTGGACGCACCTGCGAACAGCAAGGCCTCCAAGGAGCTTGTAACGAAGAGACTCAGCCTGAGCAATGGCACAGAGACCCCTGTTGTTAACTTTCTCAGCATAGAGCTCAACACCATTCTCAGGAAACTTGAAACGTTTCTGAACAACGGAAGTCAGTTCTCTGATCCTCCTTCCCTTCTCACCTGAAACATAACAGCAGCAGGTAATACCGTGTTGGGTACGAGTAGATAATGTTATTCTCCcccataataaaaaagaaaaaaaattaccaagaaCATTTTGGGTACGAGTAGCCCTGATGATGATCTCAGTGCGCATGGGAGTAACCCTAACCTCAACACCAGAGTAACCATCCTCCGCTAGTTCTCTTGTCAACACCTCATTAAGTTCCGCATAGAAAACTCCATCTGCAACAAACTACATATTTCCcagaaacaaattttttttatcagattcatcttttttgtttcctaagagaaccaaaaacaaatattgtagGAGTTTACCTTGCGTTTCTTACTTATTTGAGTAGCCATGATTGGGAGGGAATTCAAGGTTTTAAGAAGAAGCTACGCCGCGTCCTGTTCTTTTGAGAGTTAAGTGCAGCGAAGCGCAGGCCAAACCCTAAGGTAAAAACGGTTGCGTTTGTTTGTAAATAAAAAGAGGGAGGATTTCTCGGCAAACGGGTGCTGTTTTGGTTTATACGCTACAAACTATGGGCCTTGGTTTAGATCAGTCAGATTCACAtaaattaagcccaaattggaTTTTGAAAGTTCATAAAccattttttctcttgttttaaaaaaaaaacaaaaacaaaataaaatagtaattaattgACGGTTGAGTAatcagtttttttgtttttgtaagttcattttatttttattaaccacacctccaaaaaaaataaaatcaagaccCAAATGTGATTCTTCATTTTCAGTTTTTGGAACcgaaatgttttattttttcaatgaaaatatttattttttatataaaaaataattttatgatttttggttttttgagaattatttttttcatgagttaGATCTTATATATccattgatatattaaaatacacttttatagagttttttcatcaatttatttgcaaaacaaaaaaacaaagaaaaaccatttcaaattttttaaaaattttaatttaagtaatataacatataaatataaatatataatttatttatcaatgaTTAAAATATGTATACACACACTATTCGGTTTTCAATTAAAACCAAATGAAAactttttaacaattaattgaattaccgatttaaattggtttaatttcaaatagtcaaattaaaaaaaaaccaacaaaattcaaccaaaattttcaattttatttgattattaaatttaaacctAATAGCTCTCACCTTCAATTGATTCCAATTGTTGTGGGAAAACAAAAGTATATTGAAGAGctttgtataattaatatttttctatttaaatattttagatattttcaagCCATATTTTAGTATTAAATTTAGATCCTATTGTTAGCTTAAATGTCTTTAATCTTCTGGATTATCtgttttaatgataataatatattattacatttaatatatatgtcaAAGTATTATTGACGTAGgagtttttttacattaaattgaagttatatattttttggatgtAAACTTGACTTAAAAATTCTCAAGCTAATATTCTTTTGTAATCAAGTCtttataagatttaattttaaatcataaaatgaatttccttcataaatttcttaattatcaaATTTCATCAATCTAAAACGATTTTATTGTCAAAACCCATACTTAGtgaaaaatatcttataaaaaattcttttatcatATACTTTgatatttatcattaaaatgcttttaaatAGATAACATATATTTCATTGATCATGTTGAACTTTTGACCACACTAAAAGTTTTATATCCATTTTTAGCTAAATggtaatattataattttagaaaaagtgTATTAAACACTAAATAACTATTTTACCTAAGATGTTAACTCACTTTTTTCGCTTGCTTTTGCAACCACTGTTTTTCTTCCATAAACACCTCCTAATTTTTTCTCTTGGATAAAAAGCTTTCACTTATCTTTCTATTCTCTTGAAAAGCTTTAAATCATATATTGCGTTAAATCAATTTTCTCACCTTTATGAGTTAGATTACATTCTATAAAGACTTACATTTAATCTTTGTCTTTACTTGTGTAAGGTGTGATTACTCTCTCATGAGAGATAAATCATTGTGAAAGTGTAAGTAATACTTGAAACCACTTGGGTAAAGagaggttttaattttttttttccttaaaaaagatTGTGTGAGaggttttcaattttgatctttgaaaaaaattgtgttagGTTTGATCTTTAGCTTATAAAGGATTAGATCTTAATTCTaatcccaaaaaaatattagaataggTTTTAtccttagcctataaaaggattGGGTTTACTCTTAAgtctaaaaaaaagattgagataAGTTTGATCCTTAGCTCATAAGAGAATTGGGTTTAATCTTgagcctgaaaaaaaaaaactgtgtgAAGGCTTGGTATTACCCGTGAAGAAGACCGTGTGTGACAGTGAATACTTGAACATAAATTCAAAGAACGAGCTAGACGATTGAATGAACCATTATAAAAAGTGGTGTGTCTCTTTCTATCCTTATctctttaaatttatgattattaatattAGTTGGGTGTTTTGACTATCTTAGTTTAATTGGAGATTAATATCTTAAAGTGctttaaaattagataaagCTATAAtcccctccaaaaaaaaaaaacaaatcttaggCCTTTTAATTAGGTATCGGAGCTTTGACTCCTTGTTTAAGGTTTAATCACCCAAGAGAAAAGATCATGGTATACGAGGGTTAATGTTTATCTAGAGCACCATTCTTTGAATGAAAGAATTATGTCTATTAGAAAATTAGGGTGCAAACTTCTTGAGTTTATTGATATTGAATCATGGAATCTTATTGAGAGTGGATTTACTAGACCCACAATGATAAATTTGGATGAAGAAGTGATTACTAAACTCATAAGTGAATGGGAtggcaaataaaataaaatgcatagtTATAATACTAAGGCAaagaatgcatttttttaagCTCTTAATCATGTAGAGTTTACTAGAGTAAAGAGTTGCAAAATAACTTTTGGAATTTGGATACTTTTGGAAGTTACCAAgtcaagttaaaaaaatctagattgaTAAACCTTACTAGAGAGTATGCATGAAATCCACACTAGATTTGTAAACCCTTGATGTAAACCCGGCATAAACGTCAGACTTAAAGTAGTAAGGTCCCGACGAGTAATGGAAGCTCgggatgaaaataaatatgtaataaaAGGGATGACctctataaataaatctaaaggCATTGATGAAGTTAAAAAGAGAATTCTGAATTTTGGGTTCAAAATTCATAACATCAGTTAAACTAATAAAaggttttgatggataaaagaataagaaaaataagaagatgacttcaagaattaaaatgtaaaaaataataaactataaG belongs to Populus nigra chromosome 18, ddPopNigr1.1, whole genome shotgun sequence and includes:
- the LOC133678328 gene encoding snakin-2-like → MAVRSLLALMVLLFCLAEVSSDLKIDTEIPQVFQLVVRGGNRRLMQDIDCGGLCKQRCSLHSRPNLCNRACGTCCVRCKCVPPGTSGNREVCGTCYTDMTTHGNKTKCP
- the LOC133678986 gene encoding small ribosomal subunit protein uS3x-like, whose amino-acid sequence is MATQISKKRKFVADGVFYAELNEVLTRELAEDGYSGVEVRVTPMRTEIIIRATRTQNVLGEKGRRIRELTSVVQKRFKFPENGVELYAEKVNNRGLCAIAQAESLRYKLLGGLAVRRACYGVLRFVMESGAKGCEVIVSGKLRAQRAKSMKFKDGYMISSGQPVKEYIDSAVRHVLLRQGVLGIKVKIMLDWDPKGKVGPMTPLPDLVTIHPPKEEEDYVPPVMTTNIEIPVA